A DNA window from Limanda limanda chromosome 6, fLimLim1.1, whole genome shotgun sequence contains the following coding sequences:
- the cul3b gene encoding cullin-3b isoform X1 has protein sequence MSNLSKGGTKKDTKMRIRAFPMTMDEKYVNNIWDLLKNAIQEIQRKNNSGLSFEELYRNAYTMVLHKHGEKLYTGLREVVTEHLINKVREDVLNSLNNNFLQTLNQAWNDHQTAMVMIRDILMYMDRVYVQQNNVENVYNLGLIIFRDQVVRYGCIRDHLRQTLLDMIARERKGEVVDRGAIRNACQMLMILGLEGRSVYEEDFEAPFLEMSAEFFQMESQKFLAENSASVYIKKVEARINEEIERVMHCLDKSTEEPIVKVVERELISKHMKTIVEMENSGLVHMLKNGKTDDLACMYKLFSRVPNGLKTMCECMSSYLREQGKALVSEEGEGKNPVDYIQGLLDLKSRFDRFLQESFNNDRLFKQTIAGDFEYFLNLNSRSPEYLSLFIDDKLKKGVKGLTEQEVESILDKAMVLFRFMQEKDVFERYYKQHLARRLLTNKSVSDDSEKNMISKLKTECGCQFTSKLEGMFRDMSISNTTMDEFRNHLQTTGVSLGGVDLTVRVLTTGYWPTQSATPKCSIPPSPRHAFEVFRRFYLGKHSGRQLTLQHHMGSADLNATFHGPIKKDGSEVGVGGAQVTGSNTRKHILQVSTFQMTILMLFNNREKSGFEEIQQETDIPERELVRALQSLACGKPTQRVLTKEPKSKEIEIGHVFTVNDQFTSKLHRVKIQTVAAKQGESDPERKETRQKVDDDRKHEIEAAIVRIMKSRKKMQHNVLVAEVTQQLRSRFLPSPVVIKKRIEGLIEREYLARTPEDRKVYTYVA, from the exons ATGTCCAATCTCAGCAAAGGCGGCACCAAGAAGGACACCAAGATGAGGATACGGGCCTTTCCT ATGACAATGGATGAGAAGTATGTCAACAACATCTGGGACCTTCTGAAGAATGCCATTCAGGAGATACAGAGGAAGAATAATAGCGGCCTGAGCTTTGAGGAGTTGTACAGGAACGCCTACACAATGGTGCTCCACAAGCACGGCGAGAAGCTGTACACGGGCCTGCGGGAGGTCGTCACAGAACACCTTATCAACAAA GTAAGAGAAGACGTCCTCAACTCCCTAAACAATAACTTCCTCCAAACCCTTAATCAGGCCTGGAATGACCATCAGACAGCGATGGTGATGATCAGAGACATCCTGATGTATATG GACCGGGTTTATGTGCAGCAGAACAACGTAGAGAATGTCTACAACCTGGGTCTTATCATCTTTAGGGATCAGGTGGTTCGCTACGGCTGCATCAGAGACCACCTCCGACAGACCCTCCTGGACATGATCGCTCGCGAGAGGAAGGGGGAGGTGGTGGACAG gGGGGCCATTAGAAATGCCTGCCAAATGTTGATGATCCTCGGCCTTGAAGGGAGATCTGTTTATGAAGAAGACTTTGAGGCACCGTTCTTAGAAATGTCTGCAGAATTCTTCCAG ATGGAGAGCCAAAAGTTCCTAGCAGAAAACAGTGCCAGTGTGTACATAAAGAAGGTGGAAGCCAGGATTAATGAGGAGATCGAGCGGGTGATGCACTGCCTGGATAAGTCCACGGAGGAGCCAATTGTCAAGGTGGTGGAGAGGGAGCTCATCTCCAAACACATGAAAACTATTGTGGAGATGGAGAACTCCGGCCTGGTCCACATGCTCAAGAATGGCAAAACAGACG ACCTGGCCTGCATGTACAAGCTGTTCAGCAGAGTTCCCAATGGGCTGAAGACCATGTGTGAATGTATGAGCTCGTATCTGCGGGAGCAAGGCAAGGCGCTCGTGtcggaggagggagagggaaagaacCCTGTGGACTACATCCAG GGTTTGCTGGACCTGAAGTCCCGATTCGACCGCTTCCTCCAGGAGTCCTTCAATAACGATCGGCTCTTCAAGCAAACTATTGCTGGGGACTTTGAGTACTTCCTTAACCTCAACTCTCGCTCGCCCGAGTACCTCTCACTCTTCATTGATGACAAACTGAAGAAAGGTGTCAAAGGG CTGacagagcaggaggtggagtCTATACTAGACAAGGCCATGGTGCTTTTCCGCTTCATGCAGGAGAAGGACGTGTTTGAGAGATACTACAAGCAGCACCTGGCCCGCAGGCTGCTCACCAACAAGAGCGTCTCTGATGACTCTGAGAAAAACATGATCTCAAAGCTCAAG ACCGAGTGCGGCTGTCAGTTCACCTCTAAACTGGAGGGCATGTTCCGGGACATGAGCATCTCTAACACCACCATGGATGAGTTTAGAAATCATCTACAGACAACCGGG GTGTCACTTGGAGGAGTCGATCTCACTGTGAGAGTCCTGACCACGGGATACTGGCCGACACAATCAGCAACACCCAAGTGCAGTATCCCTCCTTCGCCGAGACATGCGTTTGAAGTCTTTAGGAG GTTTTATCTTGGTAAGCACAGCGGAAGACAACTCACACTGCAGCACCATATGGGCTCTGCAGACCTAAACGCCACCTTCCACGGCCCCATCAAAAAG GATGGGTCAGAGGTCGGAGTGGGAGGAGCTCAGGTGACGGGCTCCAACACTAGGAAGCACATCCTGCAGGTCTCCACCTTCCAGATGACCATCCTCATGCTTTTCAATAACAGAGAGAAGTCTGGCTTTGAG GAGATCCAGCAGGAGACGGACATCCCCGAGAGGGAGCTAGTGCGAGCGCTGCAATCGCTGGCCTGCGGGAAACCCACTCAGAGAGTTCTTACCAAGGAGCCCAAGTCCAAGGAGATCGAGATTGGCCACGTGTTTACAGTCAATGACCAGTTTACCTCCAAACTGCACCGTGTCAAGATCCAGACAG TGGCTGCTAAACAGGGCGAGTCAGACccagagaggaaggagacgcGACAGAAAGTGGACGACGACAGGAAGCACGAGATCGAGGCTGCCATTGTCCGCATCATGAAGTCGAGAAAGAAGATGCAGCACAATGTCCTAGTAGCAGAG GTCACACAGCAGTTGCGATCACGATTCCTCCCTAGTCCTGTAGTCATCAAGAAAAGGATTGAAGGACTCATTGAGAGGGAATATTTGGCACGAACACCGGAGGACCGTAAAGTGTACACTTATGTAGCGTAA
- the cul3b gene encoding cullin-3b isoform X2 has translation MSNLSKGGTKKDTKMRIRAFPMTMDEKYVNNIWDLLKNAIQEIQRKNNSGLSFEELYRNAYTMVLHKHGEKLYTGLREVVTEHLINKVREDVLNSLNNNFLQTLNQAWNDHQTAMVMIRDILMYMDRVYVQQNNVENVYNLGLIIFRDQVVRYGCIRDHLRQTLLDMIARERKGEVVDRGAIRNACQMLMILGLEGRSVYEEDFEAPFLEMSAEFFQMESQKFLAENSASVYIKKVEARINEEIERVMHCLDKSTEEPIVKVVERELISKHMKTIVEMENSGLVHMLKNGKTDDLACMYKLFSRVPNGLKTMCECMSSYLREQGKALVSEEGEGKNPVDYIQGLLDLKSRFDRFLQESFNNDRLFKQTIAGDFEYFLNLNSRSPEYLSLFIDDKLKKGVKGLTEQEVESILDKAMVLFRFMQEKDVFERYYKQHLARRLLTNKSVSDDSEKNMISKLKTECGCQFTSKLEGMFRDMSISNTTMDEFRNHLQTTGVSLGGVDLTVRVLTTGYWPTQSATPKCSIPPSPRHAFEVFRRFYLGKHSGRQLTLQHHMGSADLNATFHGPIKKEDGSEVGVGGAQVTGSNTRKHILQVSTFQMTILMLFNNREKSGFEEIQQETDIPERELVRALQSLACGKPTQRVLTKEPKSKEIEIGHVFTVNDQFTSKLHRVKIQTVAAKQGESDPERKETRQKVDDDRKHEIEAAIVRIMKSRKKMQHNVLVAEVTQQLRSRFLPSPVVIKKRIEGLIEREYLARTPEDRKVYTYVA, from the exons ATGTCCAATCTCAGCAAAGGCGGCACCAAGAAGGACACCAAGATGAGGATACGGGCCTTTCCT ATGACAATGGATGAGAAGTATGTCAACAACATCTGGGACCTTCTGAAGAATGCCATTCAGGAGATACAGAGGAAGAATAATAGCGGCCTGAGCTTTGAGGAGTTGTACAGGAACGCCTACACAATGGTGCTCCACAAGCACGGCGAGAAGCTGTACACGGGCCTGCGGGAGGTCGTCACAGAACACCTTATCAACAAA GTAAGAGAAGACGTCCTCAACTCCCTAAACAATAACTTCCTCCAAACCCTTAATCAGGCCTGGAATGACCATCAGACAGCGATGGTGATGATCAGAGACATCCTGATGTATATG GACCGGGTTTATGTGCAGCAGAACAACGTAGAGAATGTCTACAACCTGGGTCTTATCATCTTTAGGGATCAGGTGGTTCGCTACGGCTGCATCAGAGACCACCTCCGACAGACCCTCCTGGACATGATCGCTCGCGAGAGGAAGGGGGAGGTGGTGGACAG gGGGGCCATTAGAAATGCCTGCCAAATGTTGATGATCCTCGGCCTTGAAGGGAGATCTGTTTATGAAGAAGACTTTGAGGCACCGTTCTTAGAAATGTCTGCAGAATTCTTCCAG ATGGAGAGCCAAAAGTTCCTAGCAGAAAACAGTGCCAGTGTGTACATAAAGAAGGTGGAAGCCAGGATTAATGAGGAGATCGAGCGGGTGATGCACTGCCTGGATAAGTCCACGGAGGAGCCAATTGTCAAGGTGGTGGAGAGGGAGCTCATCTCCAAACACATGAAAACTATTGTGGAGATGGAGAACTCCGGCCTGGTCCACATGCTCAAGAATGGCAAAACAGACG ACCTGGCCTGCATGTACAAGCTGTTCAGCAGAGTTCCCAATGGGCTGAAGACCATGTGTGAATGTATGAGCTCGTATCTGCGGGAGCAAGGCAAGGCGCTCGTGtcggaggagggagagggaaagaacCCTGTGGACTACATCCAG GGTTTGCTGGACCTGAAGTCCCGATTCGACCGCTTCCTCCAGGAGTCCTTCAATAACGATCGGCTCTTCAAGCAAACTATTGCTGGGGACTTTGAGTACTTCCTTAACCTCAACTCTCGCTCGCCCGAGTACCTCTCACTCTTCATTGATGACAAACTGAAGAAAGGTGTCAAAGGG CTGacagagcaggaggtggagtCTATACTAGACAAGGCCATGGTGCTTTTCCGCTTCATGCAGGAGAAGGACGTGTTTGAGAGATACTACAAGCAGCACCTGGCCCGCAGGCTGCTCACCAACAAGAGCGTCTCTGATGACTCTGAGAAAAACATGATCTCAAAGCTCAAG ACCGAGTGCGGCTGTCAGTTCACCTCTAAACTGGAGGGCATGTTCCGGGACATGAGCATCTCTAACACCACCATGGATGAGTTTAGAAATCATCTACAGACAACCGGG GTGTCACTTGGAGGAGTCGATCTCACTGTGAGAGTCCTGACCACGGGATACTGGCCGACACAATCAGCAACACCCAAGTGCAGTATCCCTCCTTCGCCGAGACATGCGTTTGAAGTCTTTAGGAG GTTTTATCTTGGTAAGCACAGCGGAAGACAACTCACACTGCAGCACCATATGGGCTCTGCAGACCTAAACGCCACCTTCCACGGCCCCATCAAAAAG GAGGATGGGTCAGAGGTCGGAGTGGGAGGAGCTCAGGTGACGGGCTCCAACACTAGGAAGCACATCCTGCAGGTCTCCACCTTCCAGATGACCATCCTCATGCTTTTCAATAACAGAGAGAAGTCTGGCTTTGAG GAGATCCAGCAGGAGACGGACATCCCCGAGAGGGAGCTAGTGCGAGCGCTGCAATCGCTGGCCTGCGGGAAACCCACTCAGAGAGTTCTTACCAAGGAGCCCAAGTCCAAGGAGATCGAGATTGGCCACGTGTTTACAGTCAATGACCAGTTTACCTCCAAACTGCACCGTGTCAAGATCCAGACAG TGGCTGCTAAACAGGGCGAGTCAGACccagagaggaaggagacgcGACAGAAAGTGGACGACGACAGGAAGCACGAGATCGAGGCTGCCATTGTCCGCATCATGAAGTCGAGAAAGAAGATGCAGCACAATGTCCTAGTAGCAGAG GTCACACAGCAGTTGCGATCACGATTCCTCCCTAGTCCTGTAGTCATCAAGAAAAGGATTGAAGGACTCATTGAGAGGGAATATTTGGCACGAACACCGGAGGACCGTAAAGTGTACACTTATGTAGCGTAA